A stretch of the Pseudanabaena sp. BC1403 genome encodes the following:
- a CDS encoding glycosyltransferase, with translation MISLNRQAIALISDHADPAAEIGLEEAGGQNVYVRHVGETLAALGWQVDMFTRKSHADDDVIVQHSPHCRTIRLKAGEEAYIPRDRLFDHMPEFVDSFQSFQRSQGMNYPLIHTNYWLSAWAGMELQKTSGIQLVHTYHSLGAVKYQSQVEIPQVANIRLRIEREILERANCVVATSPQEQETLRSLVSTRGQIEVIPCGTDTANFRLTSKTHARAKLKLDNCEKIILYVGRFDERKGIETLVRAFALLKSHDLKNLKLIIVGGSSVNMPDGAERIRIENIVDELGLKDSTFFAGRIGHDILPLYYTAADVCVIPSHYEPFGLVAIEAMACGVPVVASNVGGLRFTIIPEETGLLVEPKNIEAFANGIHRILFDELWVRKMRKQASANVNQRFSWMGVTIQLSELYRHVLARSIMHEQAWSYKMPSINRSA, from the coding sequence ATGATTAGTTTGAATAGACAGGCGATCGCTCTTATTTCTGATCATGCTGATCCTGCGGCGGAGATTGGATTAGAGGAGGCTGGCGGACAGAATGTATATGTGCGCCATGTGGGTGAAACCCTTGCGGCTCTTGGTTGGCAAGTGGATATGTTTACGCGCAAAAGCCATGCTGATGATGATGTGATTGTGCAGCATTCACCCCATTGTCGAACGATTCGCCTCAAAGCAGGTGAAGAAGCTTATATTCCTAGAGATCGCTTGTTTGATCATATGCCAGAGTTTGTGGACTCATTTCAATCATTCCAAAGGAGTCAGGGTATGAATTATCCCTTAATTCATACTAATTACTGGCTATCAGCTTGGGCAGGAATGGAGTTGCAAAAAACCAGCGGTATCCAATTGGTGCATACTTACCATTCATTGGGAGCCGTAAAATATCAATCTCAAGTGGAGATTCCTCAAGTTGCGAACATTCGCTTGAGGATTGAGCGAGAGATTTTAGAACGGGCTAATTGTGTCGTAGCAACTAGTCCTCAAGAGCAAGAGACTTTGCGATCGCTTGTTTCGACTCGTGGGCAGATCGAAGTTATTCCCTGTGGAACTGATACTGCTAACTTTCGACTAACATCGAAGACTCATGCTCGCGCTAAATTGAAACTAGATAACTGCGAAAAAATCATACTCTATGTTGGGAGATTTGATGAAAGGAAGGGAATTGAAACTTTAGTAAGAGCTTTTGCACTCCTTAAAAGCCATGATCTCAAAAATCTCAAGTTGATTATTGTCGGAGGCAGTTCGGTAAATATGCCTGACGGGGCAGAAAGAATAAGGATTGAAAATATTGTAGATGAACTAGGACTTAAGGATTCTACATTTTTTGCAGGTAGGATTGGGCATGATATTTTACCGCTTTACTATACTGCGGCTGATGTTTGCGTGATCCCTAGCCATTATGAGCCTTTTGGTTTAGTTGCGATCGAGGCTATGGCATGTGGTGTGCCTGTAGTTGCTTCTAATGTTGGTGGCTTGAGGTTTACGATCATTCCTGAAGAAACAGGGTTATTAGTAGAACCGAAAAATATTGAAGCTTTTGCTAATGGTATTCATCGAATTCTGTTTGATGAATTATGGGTCAGAAAAATGCGGAAACAGGCTTCAGCCAATGTAAATCAGCGATTTAGTTGGATGGGAGTAACGATCCAATTGAGCGAACTCTATCGCCATGTTTTAGCGCGATCGATTATGCATGAGCAGGCTTGGAGTTATAAGATGCCAAGTATAAATAGATCGGCGTAG
- a CDS encoding DUF998 domain-containing protein has translation MNKLRLSGLLFFLAGSIALMGIITAEALYPSGTGYTTFSSEISDLGATRPPNSIIYQPSSSIFNTTMLLSGLMTLTATFYQHRYFRKLLISIPLSLFGFGLVGIGVFSGDKTPYHGMFAMLTFLSGGFSAIASAKIASAPFKYIVILLGLVVLLTWSIAVFFPAIIVPFIGIGGTERWIVYSLVLWLTGLGGYLMNK, from the coding sequence ATGAATAAATTAAGACTTTCTGGTTTATTATTCTTTCTTGCTGGTTCAATTGCCTTGATGGGCATTATCACTGCTGAGGCATTGTATCCATCAGGTACTGGTTATACAACTTTTAGCAGCGAAATCAGCGATCTTGGCGCAACCAGACCGCCCAACAGCATAATCTATCAGCCGTCTTCGAGCATTTTTAATACCACAATGCTGTTGTCAGGGCTGATGACTTTGACAGCAACATTTTATCAGCATAGATATTTCAGAAAATTGCTTATTAGCATTCCACTTAGTCTATTTGGTTTCGGTTTAGTGGGTATTGGAGTTTTTTCTGGAGACAAAACTCCGTATCATGGAATGTTTGCAATGCTTACATTCTTGTCTGGTGGATTTTCAGCGATCGCATCCGCCAAAATTGCTTCAGCACCTTTCAAATATATTGTGATTCTACTTGGTTTAGTTGTATTACTTACTTGGTCTATCGCCGTGTTTTTTCCCGCCATTATTGTCCCTTTTATTGGTATTGGCGGAACAGAAAGATGGATAGTGTATTCACTTGTATTATGGTTAACTGGCTTGGGCGGTTATCTAATGAATAAATAA
- a CDS encoding GIN domain-containing protein, which translates to MKNKWIYRLTVFLVSLIIFTGCSLSLIGIRGDGVFKTESREVTSFSSISFKSVGKLKVIQNGKESLTIIAEENILPILESHVADKTLYINNVNGSSVNPTKPVEFVVEVKTLENLYTKAVGSIEVNGIQGKRLSVSLDGVGSVAIAGNVDVLDLDLSGVGSFDGKDLEIKQATVRNKGVGSALVNVSEQLDASVSGIGSIEYIGSPQVTEFVKGLGGIKKRS; encoded by the coding sequence ATGAAAAATAAGTGGATATATCGTTTGACTGTATTTTTAGTGTCTTTAATTATATTTACAGGCTGCTCTTTGAGCTTGATTGGAATTAGAGGAGATGGAGTCTTCAAAACTGAGTCTAGAGAAGTAACTTCGTTCTCCTCTATTTCCTTTAAATCTGTAGGTAAGCTCAAGGTGATCCAGAATGGGAAAGAGTCTCTTACGATCATTGCCGAGGAAAATATTCTCCCAATCCTAGAGAGTCATGTGGCTGATAAAACCTTGTATATCAACAATGTAAACGGGTCAAGCGTCAATCCAACTAAGCCTGTTGAATTTGTGGTAGAGGTTAAGACTCTAGAGAATTTGTACACTAAAGCAGTTGGTAGCATAGAAGTCAACGGTATTCAGGGTAAACGGTTATCGGTTTCGCTTGATGGTGTGGGTAGTGTGGCGATTGCAGGAAATGTTGATGTACTAGATCTCGACCTTTCTGGAGTCGGAAGCTTTGATGGCAAAGATTTGGAGATAAAGCAAGCTACAGTTCGGAATAAAGGTGTCGGTAGTGCATTGGTCAATGTTAGTGAACAGTTGGATGCATCAGTATCAGGTATTGGGTCAATAGAGTATATTGGCTCTCCCCAAGTTACGGAATTTGTGAAAGGGCTGGGGGGAATCAAGAAAAGAAGTTAA